Proteins encoded together in one Vibrio metoecus window:
- the nhaD gene encoding sodium:proton antiporter NhaD encodes MTGRIALLSLILFSPHSFASTTSEPALDLTHSNVGYAALLIFAFAYGLVMFEEYLKLRKSKPVLLAAGLIWAMIGYVYQQTGATEVAREALEHNLLEYAELLLFLLVAMTYISAMEERRLFDALKAWMINKGFNFHTLFWITGWLAFFISPIADNLTTALLMCAVVLKVGGDNQRFVSLACINIVVAANAGGAFSPFGDITTLMVWQAGHVSFLEFMDLFIPSLANYLVPAFIMSLFIPNQAPAGAQEVVELKRGARRIVLLFICTIISAVSFHGFFHFPPVMGMMMGLAYLQLFGFYLTKTLARSLAKKTAQAMAKKDEAALKRIGSVVPFDVFKSISHAEWDTLLFFYGVVMCVGGLSLLGYLGLVSQIIYTEWNPIWANVLVGLLSSVVDNIPVMFAVLSMQPEMSVGNWLLVTLTAGIGGSLLSIGSAAGVALMGAAHGKYTFVSHLKWTPVILLGYVISIVLHLLINNHLFT; translated from the coding sequence ATGACGGGTCGGATAGCACTACTTAGTTTGATACTTTTTTCGCCACACAGTTTTGCCTCAACGACCAGTGAACCTGCCTTAGATTTAACGCATTCCAATGTGGGTTATGCCGCACTCCTCATTTTTGCGTTTGCCTACGGCTTGGTGATGTTCGAAGAGTACCTCAAACTGCGTAAATCCAAGCCCGTGCTGCTCGCTGCTGGTCTAATCTGGGCGATGATAGGTTATGTTTATCAGCAAACCGGAGCGACAGAAGTGGCCCGAGAAGCGTTAGAGCATAATTTGCTGGAATACGCCGAGCTGTTGCTGTTTTTATTAGTCGCGATGACTTACATCAGTGCGATGGAGGAACGCCGCTTATTCGATGCCCTTAAAGCGTGGATGATTAATAAAGGCTTTAACTTTCACACTCTGTTTTGGATAACCGGTTGGCTTGCATTTTTCATTTCACCGATTGCCGATAACCTCACCACGGCTCTGTTGATGTGTGCCGTGGTACTCAAAGTAGGCGGAGATAACCAACGTTTTGTCAGTTTAGCCTGCATCAACATTGTCGTGGCGGCCAATGCTGGCGGCGCATTCAGCCCATTTGGGGACATCACAACCTTGATGGTTTGGCAAGCTGGTCACGTGAGCTTTCTTGAGTTTATGGATCTATTCATCCCCTCGTTGGCTAACTATCTGGTGCCTGCGTTTATCATGTCGCTGTTCATTCCCAATCAAGCGCCGGCCGGAGCGCAAGAGGTGGTTGAACTCAAACGAGGAGCCCGACGGATTGTCTTACTGTTTATCTGTACCATCATATCTGCCGTCAGCTTCCACGGTTTTTTCCACTTTCCACCCGTGATGGGGATGATGATGGGGCTCGCTTATTTACAGCTCTTTGGATTCTATTTAACCAAAACCCTTGCACGCTCACTGGCGAAGAAAACCGCGCAAGCGATGGCGAAAAAAGATGAAGCCGCACTCAAACGAATTGGCTCTGTAGTGCCATTCGACGTATTTAAAAGCATTTCTCATGCAGAATGGGATACGCTGCTATTTTTCTACGGTGTGGTAATGTGTGTCGGTGGTTTAAGTCTGCTTGGCTATTTAGGCTTGGTATCACAAATCATCTACACCGAATGGAATCCGATCTGGGCGAACGTGCTCGTCGGGTTACTTTCCTCCGTCGTGGATAACATTCCGGTGATGTTTGCCGTCTTGTCAATGCAGCCGGAGATGTCTGTCGGTAACTGGTTATTGGTCACCCTCACTGCGGGCATTGGTGGTAGTTTACTCTCCATTGGCTCCGCCGCAGGGGTCGCTCTGATGGGGGCGGCACACGGGAAATATACCTTTGTCAGCCACTTGAAATGGACACCGGTTATTTTGCTGGGTTATGTGATCAGCATTGTGCTGCACTTACTGATCAACAATCACCTTTTTACCTAA
- a CDS encoding response regulator — protein MLSVIIVEDDPQIGGLHAQFVQQDSRFKVLAVVSTLADAQQMVAWAKPDLLIVDNYLPDGLGIELVRRLIDVQPRPECILVTAACDLETAQQAYRFGAFDYLVKPVDYRRLSESLQRFYRLQRPDASPKAVRQQDLDALFHPQRGKPNSTIDDFTLEQMLEHFPHPHVEHTADSMALQLGISKSTARRYLDSAVEAGDILAYLEHGKVGRPTRVYRRPHLNEIGR, from the coding sequence ATGCTGAGTGTGATTATCGTTGAAGATGATCCGCAAATTGGTGGATTACATGCCCAGTTTGTACAACAAGATAGTCGATTTAAGGTGCTGGCTGTTGTCTCTACGTTAGCGGATGCACAACAGATGGTAGCGTGGGCTAAGCCCGATTTACTTATCGTAGATAACTATCTGCCTGATGGGCTCGGCATTGAGCTGGTGAGAAGATTGATTGATGTGCAGCCTCGACCGGAATGCATTTTGGTGACGGCTGCTTGTGATCTGGAAACGGCGCAACAAGCGTATCGGTTCGGGGCTTTTGATTATTTAGTCAAGCCCGTCGACTACCGGAGATTGAGTGAGAGTTTGCAGCGTTTTTATCGTCTTCAGCGGCCAGATGCGTCACCTAAGGCGGTGCGTCAGCAGGATTTGGATGCGCTCTTTCATCCGCAACGAGGAAAACCCAATTCAACGATTGATGACTTTACCCTTGAGCAGATGCTGGAACATTTCCCCCATCCACATGTTGAGCATACGGCTGACTCTATGGCCTTACAGCTTGGCATCAGTAAAAGCACCGCGCGACGTTATCTTGATAGTGCCGTTGAAGCCGGAGACATTCTCGCTTATCTAGAGCATGGTAAGGTGGGGCGACCGACTCGGGTTTATCGTCGCCCTCATCTCAATGAAATCGGTCGTTAG